One Dioscorea cayenensis subsp. rotundata cultivar TDr96_F1 chromosome 17, TDr96_F1_v2_PseudoChromosome.rev07_lg8_w22 25.fasta, whole genome shotgun sequence DNA window includes the following coding sequences:
- the LOC120280899 gene encoding transcription factor RAX2-like, with product MGRAPCCDRANVKRGPWSPDEDMLLRNYIQKHGTGGNWISLPSKAGLRRCGKSCRLRWLNYLRPDIKHGGYTEEEDTIICTLYKNIGSRWSVIASHLPGRTDNDVKNYWNTKLKKKMMAIDNYQSTSPSTTTTTTTTTTTKTTESLVPYNLTTQTSSEVSTDSSSSAEQHTENTNGLNNGNYWSGYNGDGEVEAMLFELGFFSDGYDQTQDQVMGDGGPWLPTLTNLWTFSDLP from the exons ATGGGAAGAGCTCCATGCTGTGATAGAGCCAATGTCAAGAGAGGACCTTGGTCTCCAGATGAAGACATGCTTCTTAGAAACTATATTCAAAAACACGGCACTGGTGGCAACTGGATTTCTTTGCCTTCCAAagcag gGCTTAGAAGATGTGGCAAAAGTTGTCGTCTAAGGTGGCTGAACTATCTCAGGCCAGACATCAAGCATGGAGGCTACACTGAGGAAGAAGATACCATCATTTGCACTCTCTATAAGAACATTGGTAGCAG GTGGTCAGTAATTGCATCACACTTACCAGGAAGGACAGACAATGATGTGAAGAATTACTGGAACACAAAgttgaaaaagaagatgatggcAATAGATAATTATCaatcaacaagtccttcaactacaacaacaacaacaacaacaacaacaacaaaaacaacagaaTCATTAGTGCCTTATAATCTGACAACACAAACAAGTTCTGAAGTATCTACTGATTCTTCATCATCTGCTGAACAACATACTGAAAACACTAATGGCTTGAATAATGGAAACTACTGGTCAGGGTACAATGGAGATGGAGAGGTGGAAGCAATGCtgtttgaattagggtttttcagTGATGGCTATGATCAAACTCAGGATCAAGTTATGGGTGATGGTGGTCCATGGTTACCAACTCTTACCAACTTATGGACATTCTCGGACCTCCCATGA
- the LOC120280151 gene encoding syntaxin-71-like gives MSVIDLLTRVDAICKKYEKYDVEKHRGDASSTGGDDAFARLYASVESDIDAALEKSERAQQDKNRAAVVAMNAEIRRTKARLAEEVPKLQRLALKKVKGLSREELAARSDLVLALPDRIQSIPDGSTTGIKQTGGWTASGSRTEIRFDSTDGNFDNEYFQQTEESNQFRQEYEMRKIKQDQGLDVIAEGLDTLKNMAHDMNEELDRQVPLIDEIDSKVDKATSDLKNTNVRLKETVNQLRSSRNFCIDIILLCIILGIAAYLYNVLKK, from the exons ATGAGCGTGATCGATCTCCTGACGCGCGTAGATGCGATCTGCAAGAAGTACGAAAAGTATGACGTCGAGAAGCACCGAGGAGATGCATCAAGCACCGGTGGCGATGATGCCTTCGCGCGGCTCTACGCCTCCGTCGAGTCCGACATTGATGCTGCGCTTGAG AAATCGGAGAGGGCGCAGCAGGATAAGAATCGTGCGGCGGTTGTGGCGATGAACGCGGAAATCCGGAGAACTAAAGCGCGGTTGGCGGAGGAGGTGCCCAAATTGCAGAGATTGGCACTTAAGAAG GTCAAAGGACTTTCTAGAGAAGAACTTGCAGCACGGAGCGATTTGGTTCTTGCATTGCCAGATAGGATTCAATCCATTCCGGATGGGAGTACAACTGGAATAAAACAAACTGGAGGATGGACTGCTTCTGGATCTCGCACAGAAATTAGATTTGATTCCACAG ATGGAAACTTTGATAATGAATACTTTCAGCAAACTGAAGAATCAAACCAGTTCCGTCAGGAGTATGAAATGCGGAAAATAAAACAG GATCAAGGTTTAGATGTCATAGCTGAAGGATTAGATACCCTAAAGAACATGGCCCATGACATGAATGAG GAGTTGGATAGGCAAGTCCCTTTAATTGATGAGATTGACAGCAAG GTGGACAAGGCTACTTCTGATCTTAAAAATACTAATGTGAGACTTAAGGAAACTGTTAACCAG CTGAGATCTAGTCGCAACTTCTGCATTGATATTATCCTGCTCTGTATTATTCTTGGAATTGCTGCTTATCTGTATAA TGTGTTGAAGAAATAA